The genomic window CCTGAAGAAGAAATGACCTATCTTTACGCCCTGATCAGGAAAACCCTCATCGGCGGCCAATGGTGAACGCCCTGCGCGCCGGCGGCGTAGACCCCGGAACGGGGCTCCGCGCAAGACATCCTATCCGGCGCCTCCTCCCGCCCGGCAGAAATTCCGTCGCCGTCCGCGCACCTGCTTGACAGGTTCTCATCTCGTATTTTATGCTTCGACCATGTGACAGGTTTGCAGAAAGCTCCCTTTTCCCTTTTTCGATGCGGTTTCTTTGTTCTCCCCCGCAGGAGAATGCCATGAAACACGTGATCATCGGCAACGGCATTGCAGGAATCAGCGCCGCCGAAACGATCCGGAGCATGACCCCCGATGCGGACATCGTCATGATCGGCGACGAGACCGCTCCGCCCTACTGCCGCCCCATGATCAGCATGGTCCTGGAGGGTTCCATCACCGGTGAACGGTTGCCCATCCGTGACGCCGACTTTTACGAGCGGGCCGGAATCAGTCCCGTTCTGAGTCATCGAGTGAGCGCCATCGACGTGGAGGGGAAGTCCGTGCGTATCGGGGGTGAACGGCCGATTCCCTTCGATCGTCTGCTGCTTGCCACAGGCGCGGACCCGAGGCCGATCAGGGCCGAGAACCGGCACCTCGGGAACATCTTCTTCATGCGCACTCAAGAGCACGTTCGCGGCATGCTCCAGGCGCTGCCCCAAGTCCGCAGGGCGCTCATCCTGGGAGGCGGCCTGGTCGGTTTCAAGGCGGCCTACGGTCTGCTGCGCCGCGGCGTCGAGGTGACCATGCTGATCCGCTCCGGATACCCGCTCTCCCAGCAGGTGGATTCCCATGCCGGACGAATGATCCTGAAAGAGCTGGTGTCGCGCGGGCTGGAAGTGCGGGTGGAAACCGACGTCGCCGCATTCGACGGAAACGGGGCGGTGCGGCGGGCTCACCTGTCGGACGGGACGGAAATCCCGTGCGATATGGTGGTCGTCGGCAAGGGGGTTCTTCCCGCCCTGAGCTTCGTCCCGCGCGACAAGATCGCCGTGGACCTGGGCATCCTGGTCGATGAGCAGCTCCGGACGACGGCCCCGGATATCTATGCCGCCGGCGACGTGGCGGAATCCATGGATATTGCCCGAAACAGCCGCTGGGTCAACGCCATCTGGCCCGAAGCCGTCGCCCAGGGCCGCATCGCCGGGATGAACATGGCGGGGCGCACGGTGGCCTACAAGGGTAGCCTGAGCCGCAACGTCATCCGGATTTTCGGTCTGGACGTCATGACGGCGGGGATCGTCAATCCCCCCGAAGACGACCGTTATAAGATCGTCAGTGCCATCGACCGCCGCCGCAGGTCCTACCGCAAGCTGGTTTTTCACGAGGACCGGCTGGTCGGCATGACCCTGGTCAACGACATCGAGCAGGGAGGCGTCCTGGTCGCCCTGATACAGGGTTGCATCGCGGTGCGAATCCCCGGAGAAAAGATGCTGGCGCCCGGATTCAACTGCCGCCGGCTGTTCATTTGACGACCGTGATCGAAACCGTTCTCCACGGGGAACCATCGCGTGTTGGTATCCGAAGAATCGAGGATGCATCATGAAAAAAGTCATCGTACACCCGGAACGATGCGTGGGGTGCATGCAATGCATGCCCGCGTGCGCGACCGCACATTCCAGGAGCCGGAACCTCTTCGCCGCGATCCTGGAATCGCCTGTGCCGAAACCCCGGATTCACGTCGGCGCGGGGCTGTACCAAGAGGGGTTTCCGAACCGCTGCCGCCACTGCGACCCGGCTCCATGTCTTCTGGCCTGCCTTCCGGGGGCCATCTTTAGGGATGAGGAACTGGATACGGTCCTCATCGACCCGGACAAGTGCATCAACTGCGCATCCTGCGCGATGGCCTGTCCGTTCGGGGTGATCCGTTACCACGAAGACTGCCATGCCCCTCCCGGCAAAGTGGTGGCCGTCAAGTGCGACAACTGTTTCGAACGGCAGGAGCAAGGCCTGATCCCGGCCTGCGTCGAGGTGTGCAAGGTGAACGCGCTGACCTTCGAGGAACCGGGGGAGGCGTTGAAGCGCAAGACGGACGAGGTGGCTCGAAGCGTCTCCCTCGGAGTGTCCCAGGCCGAGTTGCCGGCCGGTTTCGCCCGCTTTGCGCTGCTCATCGGCCACAAGAGGAAAGAACTCCACGTCGGCCGACCGTGAGACCGACCCGCAAACCCAGCTTGCCCAACGCGGTCCGGCCAGACACCGTTACGGACCGGCGGCGCAAGCCGTAAACGCCTGTGAAGGGGGTACCCATGAACGATACATATGCCGGGCGGACCATCACTCGAGATGGACAGCTGCTCTTGGAGAAGGCTGAAAAAGACCGGGTTGAAACCGTCTGGGACCGTTTCGAAAACCAGCTTCCCCAGTGCGGTTACTGCGAAATGGGGTTGAGCTGTCGGATCTGCGTCATGGGGCCCTGCCGCATCGATCCCTTCGGCGAGGGACCGCAAAAGGGGGTGTGCGGGGCGGATGCCGACATCATCGTCGCCCGCAACCTGTGCCGCATGATTGCGGCGGGGGCCGCATCGCATTCCGATCACGGACGGGACCTCATCGAAGTGCTCGATGAAGTTGCGAAGGGCAAGGCGGCCGGCTACCGGATCCGGGATGCGGAGAAATTGAAGCGGGTTGCCTCCGAATACGGAATCTCTTCGGACGGAAAGGACGATCTCAAGATCGCCGAGCAGCTTGCCTACGCCATGCAGGAAGATTTCGGAACGCGAAAGAAGGCGCTGACGCTTCTGCGCAGAGCGCCGGCCAAGCGTCGCCAGGTCTGGGACAAGCTCGGCATCGCCCCCAGGGGGATCGACCGGGAAACGGCGGAAATGATGCACCGGACTCACATGGGAGTGGACAACAACTGGCAGAGCCTGCTGCTGCAGGCGCTGCGCAACGCTCTGTCGGACGGCTGGGGCGGATCGATGATCGCAACCGAATTGTCCGATATCCTTTTCGGCACTCCCAAACCGGCCACCACCGCGGTCAACGTCGGAGTCCTCAAGAAAGACCAGGTGAACATCATCGTGCACGGGCACAACCCGGTGGTATCGGAAATGGTCCTCCTCGCCTGCCGGTCCGAAGACCTGCTTCAACTGGCCGCCTCAAAAGGAGCCGCCGGCATCAACCTGGCCGGGGTGTGCTGTACCGGAAATGAACTGCTGATGCGCAGCGGGGTGGCGATGGCGGGAAATCACCTGACCACCGAACTGGTGCTCACCACCGGAGCGGTCGACATGATGATCGTCGACTACCAGTGCATAATGCCTTCCCTGGGAACGGTGGCCGCCTGCTACCACACGCGCATGGTGAGCACCAGCGACAAGGCCCGATTCCCGGGAATGGAACACCGCGAATTCCACCCCGACAACGCTGCCGAAGAGGCTCGGGCACTGGTGAAAGAGGCCATCGAAAACTTCACCAACCGCGGTGAGGTCTACATTCCGGTGGAACCCGTGAACGCCGTCGGGGGGTTCTCCGTGGAGACCATCCTGGGCGCACTGGGCGGGACTCCGCAGCCGCTCATCGATGCCCTCAAGTCCGGAACGATCCGCGGAGCGGTCGGCATCGTGGGGTGCAACAATCCGCGCATCCGCCAGGACTTCGGGCATGTTACCCTGGCCAAGAGACTGATCGAAAACGACATCCTGGTCGTCGATACGGGGTGTGCCGCGGTGGCCACCGCCAAGGCCGGCTTCAAAGCCTCCGACGCCGCGCAAATGGCGGGACCGGGGTTGCGGGGCATCTGCTCCGCCCTGGGAATTCCGCCCGTTCTCCACATGGGAAGCTGCGTGGACAACGTGCGCATCCTGGTGCTCGCTTCCGCCCTGGCCAACGCCCTGGGGACCGACATCAGCGATCTCCCCATCGCCGGGGCGGCACCCGAATGGTATTCGGAAAAAGCCGTGGCCATCGGCGCCTACTTCGTGGCATCCGGCGTTTACACGGTGCTGGGGCCGATGCCTCCCGTCACCGGCAGCATGAACGTCGTCAAATTGCTGACCGAAGGGCTTCAGGACGTTGTTGGAGCGACCTTCAGCGTGGAGCCCGACCCGGAAAAGGCGGCGCTTGCGATTCGGCGCCATATCGAAGAAAAGCGGCGGGGCCTCGGCCTGCCCGCGCAGAAGGTGTAAGGAGAGCCTATGGCGCCGTCGGCCGCCTATTGGACCTCGTCGGCGCCGATGTCGATGGAGTGGTTGTGAATCCGTGGTTGTCCGTCGATGTCCTTCGTCCCGGCCACGGCGAGGTTCCGGCCCGCGTCGACGGCGGGTGACGTCGCTCGAAGATGCAGGTCGGGCAGGCTTGTGCCGACCAGGCGGGGGTTTACGAAACGGGAGTGAAGATCGTTGCCGGTGGCGGTGCGGTATGCCGCGAAACCTGTATAGTCGACTTTCTTCCACTGCCACACGCTTTCCGCCGGACCGTCCGGGGCATAGAAAACATTATAATCCACTACATTGCCGCTATTGTCCGAGAACGCGTTGCTGATGAGCACGCTCTGCGCATTGGCGTGGAAAATGTTGTTCTCGATCACGTTGTTGCGGGTCTTGTACTGGAGACACAATTCGCCGTTGCCCCATTGGAGCCGGTCGTTGCGGAACAGAGTGTTGTTTACGACGGTGCAGTGCTCGGCGCTCCCGCGTCGCGTATCGTACCCGCCCATCGATATGCCGGTGATGTCGTTGAGGTAGACGAAATTGTTCCGAACCGTGACGTAGCGGGTGGCCTTTCCGAAATGCTCGCTGGCCAGCTCGATCCCGATGTTGCAGTGGTGCACGATATTGCGTTCGATAACGATGTTGCGCCCGCCGTCCACGTAAATGCCGTCGGCGCTGCGATCGTCTCCGTAGGCCGGGTTGCCGTAGGAATCGATCCGGTACACGGTGTTGTTCGCAATCACGCCGTCTCGTGCCTGGTCGGTGGCTTCAGAGGGGGAGACCCCCTCGAACCCGATGGCCACTATGCCGATGTTGTTGTTGTCATGCACGACATTGTTGGTGATCCGGAAATGTTCCACGTTGCCGTTCACGACCAGTGATTCGCTCGATCCGAGCTTGAGGGCATACAGCTCGTTTCCGTCGATGACGAGATTGTTGACGGACTGGGCCCCCCTCGTGCCGAATACGGCAATTCCAAACGCGTCCGTGCCGGTCTCCAGGGTCCCGTTGTGTTCGATGTGGTGAATCCGGTTGTTGAGAATCCTGATGTGATGAGAGGCGCCGCGAACGTGCACGCCCGCCGGCACCGCATCCTTCCTCGACGTTCGGTAGTTGCGGATCTCGAAACCTTTTACGGTGATATAATCGCGGTCATCGATAAAGAACATTCCGTTCTCTGCGAGAGGCACGACCAAGCCGGTCCCGTCGAGGACCGCGGTCTCATGAGGATAGTTCCGGAAGGTGATGCCGCCGCCGTCGGCCGTGCCGGAAACCGAAACCTCGACACGTTCGTGATACACGCCCGCGCGCACGTAGACCACGCTGCCCGGCGGAACGGTCCTGGCCGCCTTCTGTACGGTGCGCCAGGGTCGAGCACGGGTGCCCGGGTTGCCGTCGCTGCCCGTCACGGCCACGTAGTATGTTGCGGAAAAGACCGGCGCAGCGCCGATCACCGACAACAGCAGCGCGATCGCGGCCGAAAGGCACGCTGCGGTTCGCACTTTGAAAACCGTTCGCACGTGCGTTTCTCCTTTCCACATCCGGGGTCAAACCTACACTTTTCACATTTTCCATGATCCGGGGGCTCACGACGAAGCGTGAAAATGGTCCGGGCCGAGGGTATTTTCACACAAAGTATCATTCCCCGCGGGTACCCTTGATCCAGGAAATTCAGTTCCGCGGCCGCGCGACCCGAGGCCGCGCGACTTTGTTTTTTTATGATGTGCCGAAAAACGGTCAGGCGCATCCACGCCGGTCCCCCCGCCCGCGGCGCCTTGGCTCCATGGTTATCCGGAGCCCATCGCGGAATCAAGAATTATTTCATGCGAACTTTGCGAATCGGGCTGAGCATCGAAAATCTTTGACCGCCCGGTTCATTTCGTCCAAGATGCTTCCGAGCAGTCCGACGTCGTGCATTGCGAAATGTCGCCGCCCAGGTATGAAGGATTCGGAACGCAATATGCCCGGCACGACACCATTTCCCGGTGCGTGAGAGACTCGATTGCGGCCCGGTATGTGAGCGATTCCCGAAATGAGCGGACCCGGAGCCGACACTTGGCCGGCACGGTTTTTCGGTCAGGGACATTCGGCAATTGTACCCCCAAGACAGTCGCTGTTTGATTTGCGTGCACTGATGGAACGGAGGAGGCCGTGGGATTTCGAAGAGGATCGGAGGAAAGCGCGGGCAGCCGGTCTCCCGCCGGAGCGGGCGACGGCCCCGAGGGGTTGATTGGGGCTTTTGAAGGCATCGATGAAGACCAGTCCTCCGGTCTGGAGCTCCGCCAATCCGAAGACGCGCCCGCGGATTGCCGGGCGGCCGAACCGAAGACGCATTGCGGGCTTTGTGGAACGGCGGCCGAAGCTGCTCCGAACGATTTTGACTGCCCTTATTTCAAATAGAAATCTTGCGAGCCCGCCTCTCGAAATGTCGCCATCCTTGTTTGTCGGCCATTGCCTCACGGTAAGCAAGGCGCTATAAAATAATCATCAGGGTAATGAGCGGGTGTTGCGCCCGGAATGAGAAATCCCGGTGAGCGTTTTCACCCGGCTTTGTGTTCCGGAGCTGCCGTGCTCTCTACTCTCACTTCCTGCGATTCCGGATGACAAACCAGGTTCTTGGTCAACGACCCCGCGGCGGCGCGGGCCGGACATTGTCGCCGAAAAGACGACAGGTGCCGAGGTTTCCACAGGGGACGCAAAATGAGGTCTGCGGCTCTGTCAAAAACTCTTGCATGCATCGTGCTTTCCATTATGCTTTGCAGCTGCGCTCCGTGCCTGCAGAACCTCTGTGCAAAGTCCCCGGCATCCCCACCAGGCACGACCGGGTGCCCTTCGATCGTCAAAAAGAAGCCGCCGGGCGTCTCGGCCTTGATTTCGGAAGACCGGTTTGATCCTGCCGAAATTGGCCGTAAGATACTGAGTCACGAAAGTACGTTACAGTGGACCGGAGAACATAGCGACGCCACACTGACCGAATTGGCCCGGCTGTGTTTCATGCTGGGGGAGTTTGGTGAGAAGAGCGAAAGCGAGCGGTATTTTCAGAAAGGTCGTTATTACGCGGAGATTCTCTCCAGGGAACACCCGACGAAGGTGGAGGGCCATTACTGGCTGGGGATGAATCTTGCCGGACTGGCTGAAATCGGAGGAGCCGGCCGGGGGCTCCGCCTTGTGCCGGTCATCGTCGACAAGATGGAGGTCGCGCTTGACCTGGACGAGGCCTACGACCAGGGCGGACCTCACCGGGTGCTGGGACGCGTGAGGTGCCAGGCGCCGTGTTGGCCGCTTTCAGAGGGCAACATGGAGAAATCGCTCGAACACCTTCGCACCGCGGTCAGGATCGCTCCCAAGAACAGCACCAACCATCTGTTCCTGGCCGAGACACTCTATAAGCTCGGGAAAACCGAAGAGGCCCTACTGGAACTGCAACTGGTGCTTGCATCCTCCTGTCATTCCGTCTGCCCTGCCGGCCTCCGGGACGATTGCCGGGAAGCGTTGCGTTTGCTCAAGGAATACGGAGCGGAACTGAAACCGGAGTCCGGTGGTATCGGCGGTGAACACAGTGCTGCCGGGAAACCTCCGGCGGCCAGGTGATACGAATTCCGGGCGCGACAGTGCCCGCTTTTGCCACGCGACTTGTTCAGGCTCGGACTGACGGATGGCGATCGATCCCTTCGATTTCTTCATGTCCTGGACCCCCATTCTTCTCATCATGGCACTGGCCCTGGGCTTCAAACGCCAGGCACTGGAGCTGGCCGTCTGGGGGACCGCGTACACGATCGGGCTGGTGCTCGTCTGGTTCAAGACCTCGCCGGTCGTCGTCCTGCTGGCGGGACTGGACGGTCTGCTGACCAATCTGCCCCTGCTGCTGGTCATTCATTCCGGAATGCTGCTCTGCGGACTGCTTCTGGAAACCGGTTCTCTGTCCCGCGTCGTGGGGTGGTTCTCGAGCATCACGAGCAACTGGTGGCAGAATGTCCTACTGATCGCGGTGGGCGTCGGGAACCTCACGGAAGGCGCGGGGATCGTGGCGGAACCGATAGTTGCTCCGATGCTGCTCACGGCGGGCCTTCCCTCAACAGGTGCCGCGGCTCTTTCGGTTGCGGGCTACGCCGGCCTCATGATCCTCGAGCTGGGCGGGGCCATCCTCACCGTATTGCTTTTCGTGACCGGGCTGGAAATGGATCTGCTGACCCGGGATGTCGCGCTGCTTTCCGCGTTCGCGACGGCGCTCATCATTTACGCGATGCCATGGCTGCTGGGGCGGGGCAGGGAATGGGGCTCCCTTTTTCCGCTCCTCACGGTCGTGGCCTTGCTGGCGGGGGGCGGAACGGTGCTTGCCGCCCGTTATGTTGGAGGAGCGGTGGCCGGCCTGGCCGGAGGGCTTGTCGTCATTTTCGGTCTGAGCCTCCCGGGGTTGCGCCGCCGGCACCTGCCGCCGAAACTTCTCGCGGACATTGCTCCGCTGCTTTTCCTGGTGGTCTGTCTTTTCTCCGTCAACCTCATCGAACCCGTCAAGCGCGCGGCCATGGAAACCTGGCCCGGGACGGTCGCCATCGTGCCGGGCCACGACATCCATTTTCGTCCGTTGGCCTCCGCGTACACCTACATCATTCTGTCCTACCTTCTTGCGGCGTGGATCGTCCGCGACCGCTGCAGGGTCTGGAGGAACTTTGCCGACGCCAATGTACGGGCATGGCGGCCGGTCCTTGCCATGGCGCTCTTCGGCATGGCCGGCCAGATCATCTCCTTTTCGGGTTATCACCCGGGTTTTGCGGAATCGGACCCCTCGTGCAGCATCCCCCACACCCTGGCCCACGGGCTGGTCGGGATATCCGGCAGGCTCTACCCGTTGTTCGCCCCCCTGGTCGGCTGGGCGGGCACATTCCTGACCGGCTACGGAACGGCATCCATCGTGCTGTTCGGGAAGCTCCACGTCACCACCGCCCAACTCCTCCATGTGCCGCCGTCTCTTCTCGCCGCGGGCATGGCGGTGGGAAGTGCCGTCGGCTCCCTGTCTTCTCCCATGAAGGTTGCCCTGGCCGCTTCCATGTGCGGCGCCATCGGCAGGGAAGCGGAGATCCTCCGCCGGACCATTCCCCTGGGAATCCTACTGAGCCTGGCGATCGGGGCGCTGCTCATGGTCATGCTCGGCTGAGACACGCCCGCCCGCCCGATGCGCCTGTGGGCAGGACTCCATTTCCGGCAGCCCGATCGACGGCATTTCGGCAATCGGGTTACGCGCTTCGGTCGAACCCCGACGTTTCATTTGCCTGAAAACCCGCGCGGGACAGGCATTGCGGGAAAACGACACAAATGCTATGCTAAATGTGTGTCGAAAGATCCCCCCCCAACGTCACCCCGTCGAAAGTCGGGGACCAGGATGCTTTGCGAGAGCCGAATTCCCGCTTTCGCGTGAATGACGAAGAGGCGCCGGAACTCCTTAACGGAGCGTCGTGAGGGTGCCCGAAGGCATCGGGCTCGACTCTTACTGCCCTGAAGTGCGTGGATGGGCGCCATTTCGTCGTCGTCGGCAGTGGAACGCCAGGGGGGCTTCATGCACCCTGGGACGGCCGCTTCGAACGCACTACGGCTTGACACTCACGCTTTTGCCCGGGAGTAAGCGATGAAGGACATTGGATTGATTTTCATTTCGATTTTCGCGGCTGGAATCGTCTCTCTTCTTTTGGAGCTTTCGCTGTTGCGTGAGTTCATTTACATCTTCGGATCGACGGCGGTGTCTAACGCCATCATCATTTCCGTGTTCCTGGTCGGACTGGCGTTCGGCGCCTACCTCGGCACCTGGCGGAAGCTCGGCGTCAGGGATGAAAACGATGCCCGGCGCAGGTTCGCCTTCATTCAACTGCTCAGCATCCTGTTCATCATCCTGTTCTTCCTTTCGAAAAAATACTTTATCTATCATTCGCACCATCAGAATCTGGTGCGGTTTTACTTCATCGTGTCCGTTTTCGCCCCGTCGCTCCTGTCAGGACTGGCCTATGCCATCAGTGTCAAGATCATGCACTGGCGAGGCGAGAAATACATCACTTACATCTATGCTTTCAGCACCCTCGGCAGCGTCATCGGAGGACTCGCCCACGGCATCGTGCTCGTTCCCCTGTGGGGTATTCGATCGGCCTACATCTGTGCCGTGCTGTTCGCCGGCGTGGCGCTGTACACGATGTATCCGTTGATGAGCATGATGCGGAAGTTCGTCACGGCGGCTGTGGTTGTTTTGGCGGTGGCAGCGATCCACCTCGACTTTGCCGATGTGCTGTTCCCTTCCGAGAGTATCGTCTTCAGCAAGGACAGTGAATTCGGCATCGTGGAAGTCTGGAAACTCAACGAGGCTGACGCCAGGACCAAGCATCTCGTCCTCGGCGGCAGCGACGGAGACTTCCGACTCGACGAGCCGCCCATCGACCTCAAAGTCAACAACATCCACCAGAGCTACAATCTTCCCATCGACCGGCTCATCCACGAACAATGGGCGCAGACCAGCCTGGGCATCGTGAACCGCGTGTCCAACGTGCTCCTGCTGGGCTACGGCAGCGGGGTGACGGCGGCCGCCTATCTAAGGTCCCCCATGGTCGGAAAGTTGGACATCGTCGAGAACTGCATGCCCGTGATCGAGGCGGCGGAGATGTTCTTCCCCCGCGAATACGAGCTGGCCTCACAATCGAAGAAGAGCAATTTCATCGTTGATGATTTCCGCGGGTTCGTGAGGTTCACCAAAGAGCGGTATGACATCATCGCCCTGGACCATTCCATTGAAGACCCTTATGCCATCGGGTTCTTCACTCTGGAGTTCTTCGATCAGCTCAAGCGCATCACCAGGCCGGGCGGCGTGGTCCTGCTCCTGGGAAAAGGAACGTCCTGGAACACAACCCGGTTGTCGTTCAAGCACGTTTACAGGAACATCAATCCGCGCATCAACAGCTGGTTGCGGAAAGGCTGCCTGTACCTCGCCCAGGAAGAATTCCAGGGCGTGGCGGCCGGCAACTATGAGGCGGTCCGGGATGGTCTCTCGGCGGAGGAGCCGGTGTATTCGGACGAGGAGGTCCAGCAGTTGGCGGAATATCAGGAGGATCACGGAAAAGCGCTCGACTAGCGGACGGCGTGTTCCGGGTGTATTACTTTGGAAGAGACCGGAATCGAAAAGGCTCGCCGTCACCCCGTCGGAAAGCCGGCGAATGGAAGGAATGCAAATGGACGGAAAGGATGAAGAAGCCCGGCGCGATCGTGCGCTTCGAGAAAAATCCTATCGGGAACGGGCTCTGAAGATCCTCCCCTGGATTTGCGCCCGGTGCGGCCGCGAATTCTCGGGGAAAAGGCTCCGGGAGCTCACGGTCCACCACAAGGACCACAATCATCACAACAATCCTCCGGACGGCAGCAACTGGGAGCTGTTGTGCCTGTACTGCCACGACAACGAACACTCCCGCGGCCAGGACGGAGAATGGTATGACGAGCCGATCGCGGGCGAAGAACGCGAACCTGCGTCCACGTTCAAGCCGTTCGCCGGACTCGAGGCACTGCTGAAACGGAAGAAATGAAGGCGGGATTCGGCGGGCGCCCGAAGCTGCCGCCAGGCGGCCGTTCACGATTCAAGCATTATTCCGACCGAAGCCGGAGCTCGGGCGGAGGCCGGCACCATAATTCGAAGGGCTCTCCCGTTGCGGGATGAAGCAGGCGCAGGCTCTCCGCGTGAAGCAGGTATCCCGGATCTCCCGGGAGCGCACATCCCCCTTCCACGATCATTCCCCCCGGAGCATAAAGCGGGTCTCCGACCAGCGGATGTCCCGCGCACGCAAGATGAATCCGTATCTGGTGAGGTCTTCCCGTTTTGATGCGGACGCCGACCACGGAGCAGCCCGTTCGTCGCTCCAGGACCTCGACCAGGCTGAGCGCAGGTCGGCCGGAGGGGTTGGCGGCATGCACGCTTCCAAGGAGCGGATGCGGCACGGGACCGATGGGAGACCCGACCGTGAACGCATCCCGGCCAGGTACGCCGCCGGCCAGAGCGCGATAGGTTCTGGTC from Syntrophobacter fumaroxidans MPOB includes these protein-coding regions:
- a CDS encoding NAD(P)/FAD-dependent oxidoreductase, with the protein product MKHVIIGNGIAGISAAETIRSMTPDADIVMIGDETAPPYCRPMISMVLEGSITGERLPIRDADFYERAGISPVLSHRVSAIDVEGKSVRIGGERPIPFDRLLLATGADPRPIRAENRHLGNIFFMRTQEHVRGMLQALPQVRRALILGGGLVGFKAAYGLLRRGVEVTMLIRSGYPLSQQVDSHAGRMILKELVSRGLEVRVETDVAAFDGNGAVRRAHLSDGTEIPCDMVVVGKGVLPALSFVPRDKIAVDLGILVDEQLRTTAPDIYAAGDVAESMDIARNSRWVNAIWPEAVAQGRIAGMNMAGRTVAYKGSLSRNVIRIFGLDVMTAGIVNPPEDDRYKIVSAIDRRRRSYRKLVFHEDRLVGMTLVNDIEQGGVLVALIQGCIAVRIPGEKMLAPGFNCRRLFI
- a CDS encoding 4Fe-4S dicluster domain-containing protein, with the protein product MKKVIVHPERCVGCMQCMPACATAHSRSRNLFAAILESPVPKPRIHVGAGLYQEGFPNRCRHCDPAPCLLACLPGAIFRDEELDTVLIDPDKCINCASCAMACPFGVIRYHEDCHAPPGKVVAVKCDNCFERQEQGLIPACVEVCKVNALTFEEPGEALKRKTDEVARSVSLGVSQAELPAGFARFALLIGHKRKELHVGRP
- the cooS gene encoding anaerobic carbon-monoxide dehydrogenase catalytic subunit, with amino-acid sequence MNDTYAGRTITRDGQLLLEKAEKDRVETVWDRFENQLPQCGYCEMGLSCRICVMGPCRIDPFGEGPQKGVCGADADIIVARNLCRMIAAGAASHSDHGRDLIEVLDEVAKGKAAGYRIRDAEKLKRVASEYGISSDGKDDLKIAEQLAYAMQEDFGTRKKALTLLRRAPAKRRQVWDKLGIAPRGIDRETAEMMHRTHMGVDNNWQSLLLQALRNALSDGWGGSMIATELSDILFGTPKPATTAVNVGVLKKDQVNIIVHGHNPVVSEMVLLACRSEDLLQLAASKGAAGINLAGVCCTGNELLMRSGVAMAGNHLTTELVLTTGAVDMMIVDYQCIMPSLGTVAACYHTRMVSTSDKARFPGMEHREFHPDNAAEEARALVKEAIENFTNRGEVYIPVEPVNAVGGFSVETILGALGGTPQPLIDALKSGTIRGAVGIVGCNNPRIRQDFGHVTLAKRLIENDILVVDTGCAAVATAKAGFKASDAAQMAGPGLRGICSALGIPPVLHMGSCVDNVRILVLASALANALGTDISDLPIAGAAPEWYSEKAVAIGAYFVASGVYTVLGPMPPVTGSMNVVKLLTEGLQDVVGATFSVEPDPEKAALAIRRHIEEKRRGLGLPAQKV
- a CDS encoding right-handed parallel beta-helix repeat-containing protein yields the protein MRTVFKVRTAACLSAAIALLLSVIGAAPVFSATYYVAVTGSDGNPGTRARPWRTVQKAARTVPPGSVVYVRAGVYHERVEVSVSGTADGGGITFRNYPHETAVLDGTGLVVPLAENGMFFIDDRDYITVKGFEIRNYRTSRKDAVPAGVHVRGASHHIRILNNRIHHIEHNGTLETGTDAFGIAVFGTRGAQSVNNLVIDGNELYALKLGSSESLVVNGNVEHFRITNNVVHDNNNIGIVAIGFEGVSPSEATDQARDGVIANNTVYRIDSYGNPAYGDDRSADGIYVDGGRNIVIERNIVHHCNIGIELASEHFGKATRYVTVRNNFVYLNDITGISMGGYDTRRGSAEHCTVVNNTLFRNDRLQWGNGELCLQYKTRNNVIENNIFHANAQSVLISNAFSDNSGNVVDYNVFYAPDGPAESVWQWKKVDYTGFAAYRTATGNDLHSRFVNPRLVGTSLPDLHLRATSPAVDAGRNLAVAGTKDIDGQPRIHNHSIDIGADEVQ
- a CDS encoding tetratricopeptide repeat protein yields the protein MLGEFGEKSESERYFQKGRYYAEILSREHPTKVEGHYWLGMNLAGLAEIGGAGRGLRLVPVIVDKMEVALDLDEAYDQGGPHRVLGRVRCQAPCWPLSEGNMEKSLEHLRTAVRIAPKNSTNHLFLAETLYKLGKTEEALLELQLVLASSCHSVCPAGLRDDCREALRLLKEYGAELKPESGGIGGEHSAAGKPPAAR
- a CDS encoding L-lactate permease, producing the protein MAIDPFDFFMSWTPILLIMALALGFKRQALELAVWGTAYTIGLVLVWFKTSPVVVLLAGLDGLLTNLPLLLVIHSGMLLCGLLLETGSLSRVVGWFSSITSNWWQNVLLIAVGVGNLTEGAGIVAEPIVAPMLLTAGLPSTGAAALSVAGYAGLMILELGGAILTVLLFVTGLEMDLLTRDVALLSAFATALIIYAMPWLLGRGREWGSLFPLLTVVALLAGGGTVLAARYVGGAVAGLAGGLVVIFGLSLPGLRRRHLPPKLLADIAPLLFLVVCLFSVNLIEPVKRAAMETWPGTVAIVPGHDIHFRPLASAYTYIILSYLLAAWIVRDRCRVWRNFADANVRAWRPVLAMALFGMAGQIISFSGYHPGFAESDPSCSIPHTLAHGLVGISGRLYPLFAPLVGWAGTFLTGYGTASIVLFGKLHVTTAQLLHVPPSLLAAGMAVGSAVGSLSSPMKVALAASMCGAIGREAEILRRTIPLGILLSLAIGALLMVMLG
- a CDS encoding spermidine synthase; protein product: MKDIGLIFISIFAAGIVSLLLELSLLREFIYIFGSTAVSNAIIISVFLVGLAFGAYLGTWRKLGVRDENDARRRFAFIQLLSILFIILFFLSKKYFIYHSHHQNLVRFYFIVSVFAPSLLSGLAYAISVKIMHWRGEKYITYIYAFSTLGSVIGGLAHGIVLVPLWGIRSAYICAVLFAGVALYTMYPLMSMMRKFVTAAVVVLAVAAIHLDFADVLFPSESIVFSKDSEFGIVEVWKLNEADARTKHLVLGGSDGDFRLDEPPIDLKVNNIHQSYNLPIDRLIHEQWAQTSLGIVNRVSNVLLLGYGSGVTAAAYLRSPMVGKLDIVENCMPVIEAAEMFFPREYELASQSKKSNFIVDDFRGFVRFTKERYDIIALDHSIEDPYAIGFFTLEFFDQLKRITRPGGVVLLLGKGTSWNTTRLSFKHVYRNINPRINSWLRKGCLYLAQEEFQGVAAGNYEAVRDGLSAEEPVYSDEEVQQLAEYQEDHGKALD
- a CDS encoding YajD family HNH nuclease, translated to MDGKDEEARRDRALREKSYRERALKILPWICARCGREFSGKRLRELTVHHKDHNHHNNPPDGSNWELLCLYCHDNEHSRGQDGEWYDEPIAGEEREPASTFKPFAGLEALLKRKK